One genomic segment of Chelonia mydas isolate rCheMyd1 chromosome 1, rCheMyd1.pri.v2, whole genome shotgun sequence includes these proteins:
- the ERGIC2 gene encoding endoplasmic reticulum-Golgi intermediate compartment protein 2 isoform X2 — MRRLNRKKTLNLMKELDAFPKVPESYVETSTSGGTVSLIAFTAMALLTVLEFMVYRDTWMKYEYEVDKDFTSKLRINIDITVAMKCQYVGADVLDLAETMVVSADGLVYEPVIFDLTPQQREWQRMLQLIQSRLQEEHSLQDVIFKSAFKSASTALPPREDNSLLPPDACRIHGHLYVNKVAGNFHITVGKAIPHPRGHAHLAALVSHDSYNFSHRIDHLSFGELIPGIINPLDGTEKIASDHNQMFQYFITVVPTKLHTYKISAETHQFSVTERERVINHAAGSHGVSGIFMKYDISSLMVTVTEEHMPFWQFLVRLCGIIGGIFSTTGILHGIGRFLVEIICCRFKLGLHKPTPLFLWYKLSCDPFCILHQLWRGSSCTGGQDQTLKCPEVGLKAKRRKRRIVRREGK; from the exons ATGAGGCGACTGAATCGGAAGAAGACCCTGAATTTGATGAAAGAGTTGGATGCCTTTCCAAAGGTTCCTGAGAGCTATGTGGAGACTTCAACAAGTGGTGGAACAG TTTCTTTAATAGCATTTACAGCTATGGCTTTATTAACCGTACTGGAGTTTATGGTGTATCGAGACACCTGGATGAAATATGAATATGAAGTAGACAAGGATTTTACTAG TAAATTAAGAATCAATATAGATATTACTGTTGCCATGAAGTGTCAAT ATGTGGGGGCTGATGTTTTGGATTTAGCAGAAACAATGGTTGTCTCTGCAGATGGTTTAGTTTATGAACCG GTAATATTTGATCTTACTCCCCAGCAGAGAGAGTGGCAGAG GATGCTGCAGTTAATTCAGAGTAGGCTGCAAGAGGAACACTCCCTTCAAGATGTGATATtcaaaagtgcttttaaaagtgCTTCAACAGCACTGCCACCAAG GGAGGATAATTCGTTACTGCCTCCAgatgcatgcagaattcatggtCATCTCTATGTCAATAAAGTGGCAGGAAACTTTCACATAACTGTGGGCAA GGCAATTCCCCATCCCCGAGGCCATGCACACTTGGCAGCCCTTGTGAGCCACGATT CATACAACTTCTCTCATAGAATAGATCACTTGTCTTTTGGAGAGCTCATTCCAGGAATTATTAATCCTTTGGACGGGACAGAAAAAATTGCATCAGATC acaaCCAGATGTTCCAATATTTTATCACAGTCGTGCCAACAAAACTCCATACGTATAAAATTTCAGCAGAAACTCACCAGTTTTCCGTGACAGAAAGG GAAAGAGTGATTAACCATGCAGCTGGCAGCCATGGGGTATCAGGGATATTCATGAAATATGACATCAGTTCACTTATGGTGACAGTAACAGAAGAACACATGCCCTTTTGGCAGTTCTTAGTAAGACTCTGTGGTATTATTGGTGGAATTTTCTCAACTACAG GCATTTTACATGGCATTGGAAGATTCCTAGTGGAAATTATCTGCTGTCGTTTCAAGCTGGGCTTACACAAACCTACACCt CTATTTCTGTGGTATAAACTCAGCTGTGATCCTTTCTGTATACTACACCAACTCTGGAGGGGTAGTAGTTGCACTGGAGGACAGGACCAAACTCTCAAGTGTCCTGAAGTGGGGCTGAAAGCAAAGAG gaggaagagaaggattgTGAGGAGAGAAGGAAAGTAG
- the ERGIC2 gene encoding endoplasmic reticulum-Golgi intermediate compartment protein 2 isoform X1 gives MRRLNRKKTLNLMKELDAFPKVPESYVETSTSGGTVSLIAFTAMALLTVLEFMVYRDTWMKYEYEVDKDFTSKLRINIDITVAMKCQYVGADVLDLAETMVVSADGLVYEPVIFDLTPQQREWQRMLQLIQSRLQEEHSLQDVIFKSAFKSASTALPPREDNSLLPPDACRIHGHLYVNKVAGNFHITVGKAIPHPRGHAHLAALVSHDSYNFSHRIDHLSFGELIPGIINPLDGTEKIASDHNQMFQYFITVVPTKLHTYKISAETHQFSVTERERVINHAAGSHGVSGIFMKYDISSLMVTVTEEHMPFWQFLVRLCGIIGGIFSTTGILHGIGRFLVEIICCRFKLGLHKPTPLFLWYKLSCDPFCILHQLWRGSSCTGGQDQTLKCPEVGLKAKRKALGLTTYKALRFVFF, from the exons ATGAGGCGACTGAATCGGAAGAAGACCCTGAATTTGATGAAAGAGTTGGATGCCTTTCCAAAGGTTCCTGAGAGCTATGTGGAGACTTCAACAAGTGGTGGAACAG TTTCTTTAATAGCATTTACAGCTATGGCTTTATTAACCGTACTGGAGTTTATGGTGTATCGAGACACCTGGATGAAATATGAATATGAAGTAGACAAGGATTTTACTAG TAAATTAAGAATCAATATAGATATTACTGTTGCCATGAAGTGTCAAT ATGTGGGGGCTGATGTTTTGGATTTAGCAGAAACAATGGTTGTCTCTGCAGATGGTTTAGTTTATGAACCG GTAATATTTGATCTTACTCCCCAGCAGAGAGAGTGGCAGAG GATGCTGCAGTTAATTCAGAGTAGGCTGCAAGAGGAACACTCCCTTCAAGATGTGATATtcaaaagtgcttttaaaagtgCTTCAACAGCACTGCCACCAAG GGAGGATAATTCGTTACTGCCTCCAgatgcatgcagaattcatggtCATCTCTATGTCAATAAAGTGGCAGGAAACTTTCACATAACTGTGGGCAA GGCAATTCCCCATCCCCGAGGCCATGCACACTTGGCAGCCCTTGTGAGCCACGATT CATACAACTTCTCTCATAGAATAGATCACTTGTCTTTTGGAGAGCTCATTCCAGGAATTATTAATCCTTTGGACGGGACAGAAAAAATTGCATCAGATC acaaCCAGATGTTCCAATATTTTATCACAGTCGTGCCAACAAAACTCCATACGTATAAAATTTCAGCAGAAACTCACCAGTTTTCCGTGACAGAAAGG GAAAGAGTGATTAACCATGCAGCTGGCAGCCATGGGGTATCAGGGATATTCATGAAATATGACATCAGTTCACTTATGGTGACAGTAACAGAAGAACACATGCCCTTTTGGCAGTTCTTAGTAAGACTCTGTGGTATTATTGGTGGAATTTTCTCAACTACAG GCATTTTACATGGCATTGGAAGATTCCTAGTGGAAATTATCTGCTGTCGTTTCAAGCTGGGCTTACACAAACCTACACCt CTATTTCTGTGGTATAAACTCAGCTGTGATCCTTTCTGTATACTACACCAACTCTGGAGGGGTAGTAGTTGCACTGGAGGACAGGACCAAACTCTCAAGTGTCCTGAAGTGGGGCTGAAAGCAAAGAGGAAAGCTTTGGGACTTACAACATATAAGGCTttacgttttgtttttttttaa
- the ERGIC2 gene encoding endoplasmic reticulum-Golgi intermediate compartment protein 2 isoform X3, with product MRRLNRKKTLNLMKELDAFPKVPESYVETSTSGGTVSLIAFTAMALLTVLEFMVYRDTWMKYEYEVDKDFTSKLRINIDITVAMKCQYVGADVLDLAETMVVSADGLVYEPVIFDLTPQQREWQRMLQLIQSRLQEEHSLQDVIFKSAFKSASTALPPREDNSLLPPDACRIHGHLYVNKVAGNFHITVGKAIPHPRGHAHLAALVSHDSYNFSHRIDHLSFGELIPGIINPLDGTEKIASDHNQMFQYFITVVPTKLHTYKISAETHQFSVTERERVINHAAGSHGVSGIFMKYDISSLMVTVTEEHMPFWQFLVRLCGIIGGIFSTTGILHGIGRFLVEIICCRFKLGLHKPTPVLLPDGHINNHLPLITDNSMH from the exons ATGAGGCGACTGAATCGGAAGAAGACCCTGAATTTGATGAAAGAGTTGGATGCCTTTCCAAAGGTTCCTGAGAGCTATGTGGAGACTTCAACAAGTGGTGGAACAG TTTCTTTAATAGCATTTACAGCTATGGCTTTATTAACCGTACTGGAGTTTATGGTGTATCGAGACACCTGGATGAAATATGAATATGAAGTAGACAAGGATTTTACTAG TAAATTAAGAATCAATATAGATATTACTGTTGCCATGAAGTGTCAAT ATGTGGGGGCTGATGTTTTGGATTTAGCAGAAACAATGGTTGTCTCTGCAGATGGTTTAGTTTATGAACCG GTAATATTTGATCTTACTCCCCAGCAGAGAGAGTGGCAGAG GATGCTGCAGTTAATTCAGAGTAGGCTGCAAGAGGAACACTCCCTTCAAGATGTGATATtcaaaagtgcttttaaaagtgCTTCAACAGCACTGCCACCAAG GGAGGATAATTCGTTACTGCCTCCAgatgcatgcagaattcatggtCATCTCTATGTCAATAAAGTGGCAGGAAACTTTCACATAACTGTGGGCAA GGCAATTCCCCATCCCCGAGGCCATGCACACTTGGCAGCCCTTGTGAGCCACGATT CATACAACTTCTCTCATAGAATAGATCACTTGTCTTTTGGAGAGCTCATTCCAGGAATTATTAATCCTTTGGACGGGACAGAAAAAATTGCATCAGATC acaaCCAGATGTTCCAATATTTTATCACAGTCGTGCCAACAAAACTCCATACGTATAAAATTTCAGCAGAAACTCACCAGTTTTCCGTGACAGAAAGG GAAAGAGTGATTAACCATGCAGCTGGCAGCCATGGGGTATCAGGGATATTCATGAAATATGACATCAGTTCACTTATGGTGACAGTAACAGAAGAACACATGCCCTTTTGGCAGTTCTTAGTAAGACTCTGTGGTATTATTGGTGGAATTTTCTCAACTACAG GCATTTTACATGGCATTGGAAGATTCCTAGTGGAAATTATCTGCTGTCGTTTCAAGCTGGGCTTACACAAACCTACACCt GTCCTACTTCCGGATGGCCATATAAACAACCACTTACCTCTAATTACAGACAACAGTATGCATTAG
- the ERGIC2 gene encoding endoplasmic reticulum-Golgi intermediate compartment protein 2 isoform X4: MRRLNRKKTLNLMKELDAFPKVPESYVETSTSGGTVSLIAFTAMALLTVLEFMVYRDTWMKYEYEVDKDFTSKLRINIDITVAMKCQYVGADVLDLAETMVVSADGLVYEPVIFDLTPQQREWQRMLQLIQSRLQEEHSLQDVIFKSAFKSASTALPPREDNSLLPPDACRIHGHLYVNKVAGNFHITVGKAIPHPRGHAHLAALVSHDSYNFSHRIDHLSFGELIPGIINPLDGTEKIASDRKSD; the protein is encoded by the exons ATGAGGCGACTGAATCGGAAGAAGACCCTGAATTTGATGAAAGAGTTGGATGCCTTTCCAAAGGTTCCTGAGAGCTATGTGGAGACTTCAACAAGTGGTGGAACAG TTTCTTTAATAGCATTTACAGCTATGGCTTTATTAACCGTACTGGAGTTTATGGTGTATCGAGACACCTGGATGAAATATGAATATGAAGTAGACAAGGATTTTACTAG TAAATTAAGAATCAATATAGATATTACTGTTGCCATGAAGTGTCAAT ATGTGGGGGCTGATGTTTTGGATTTAGCAGAAACAATGGTTGTCTCTGCAGATGGTTTAGTTTATGAACCG GTAATATTTGATCTTACTCCCCAGCAGAGAGAGTGGCAGAG GATGCTGCAGTTAATTCAGAGTAGGCTGCAAGAGGAACACTCCCTTCAAGATGTGATATtcaaaagtgcttttaaaagtgCTTCAACAGCACTGCCACCAAG GGAGGATAATTCGTTACTGCCTCCAgatgcatgcagaattcatggtCATCTCTATGTCAATAAAGTGGCAGGAAACTTTCACATAACTGTGGGCAA GGCAATTCCCCATCCCCGAGGCCATGCACACTTGGCAGCCCTTGTGAGCCACGATT CATACAACTTCTCTCATAGAATAGATCACTTGTCTTTTGGAGAGCTCATTCCAGGAATTATTAATCCTTTGGACGGGACAGAAAAAATTGCATCAGATC GAAAGAGTGATTAA